In the genome of Pseudomonadota bacterium, one region contains:
- the rsmI gene encoding 16S rRNA (cytidine(1402)-2'-O)-methyltransferase, whose translation MVRDPSAQGVLYVVATPIGNLQDMSPRAVDTLRAVALVAAEDTRHTRKLCTHFGIATPLLALHEHNERTVCDRLLARLAAGESIALVSDAGTPLISDPGFVLVRAARAAGVRVVPIPGPSALIAALSVSGLPVERFLFEGFLPTRQAARRQRLQALRGLEVTLVCYESSHRIEASIADMIDCLGATRAAVIARELTKTFESVVAGPLAELYDWLRASPDHRRGEFVVLVQGLAPEPDALDDAARRTLEILLGELPLKQAAALAAAITGIAKNRLYEYGLALKRS comes from the coding sequence ATGGTCAGGGATCCGTCCGCTCAAGGTGTGTTGTACGTCGTTGCCACGCCGATCGGCAACCTGCAGGACATGTCCCCGCGCGCCGTCGACACCCTGCGCGCGGTCGCGCTGGTGGCAGCCGAGGATACCCGGCACACCCGCAAGCTGTGCACGCACTTCGGCATCGCGACGCCGCTGCTGGCGCTGCACGAACACAACGAGCGCACTGTCTGCGACCGGCTGCTGGCCCGGCTCGCGGCCGGCGAGAGCATCGCGCTGGTCTCCGATGCCGGTACGCCGCTGATCAGCGACCCGGGCTTCGTGCTGGTACGCGCCGCGCGCGCGGCCGGGGTGCGCGTGGTTCCCATCCCCGGGCCGTCGGCCCTGATCGCGGCACTGTCGGTGTCGGGCCTGCCCGTGGAGCGGTTCCTGTTCGAGGGGTTCCTGCCGACCCGTCAGGCGGCGCGCCGGCAGCGCCTGCAGGCGCTGCGCGGTCTCGAGGTGACACTGGTCTGCTATGAATCCAGCCACCGCATCGAGGCCAGCATCGCCGACATGATCGACTGTCTCGGGGCGACGCGGGCGGCGGTCATCGCGCGCGAGCTGACCAAGACCTTCGAAAGCGTCGTGGCCGGCCCGCTCGCGGAGCTGTATGACTGGCTGCGCGCGTCGCCCGATCACCGGCGCGGCGAGTTCGTGGTGCTGGTGCAGGGGCTGGCGCCCGAACCGGATGCGCTGGACGATGCGGCCCGGCGCACACTCGAGATCCTGCTCGGCGAGTTGCCGCTCAAACAGGCGGCGGCACTGGCGGCTGCCATCACCGGGATCGCCAAGAACCGGCTGTACGAGTACGGCCTGGCGCTGAAAAGGTCCTAG